One stretch of Flavobacterium sp. 9 DNA includes these proteins:
- a CDS encoding GlsB/YeaQ/YmgE family stress response membrane protein codes for MEFLYFLLIGAISGWLAGQIWKGAGFGLLGNIIVGIVGGIIGGWIAGRLGIGGGGLLWQIIIAVGGAWVLLFLISLVKKA; via the coding sequence ATGGAATTTTTGTACTTTTTACTTATAGGAGCCATTTCAGGATGGTTAGCAGGCCAAATCTGGAAAGGTGCAGGCTTTGGATTACTTGGTAATATCATCGTTGGAATTGTTGGTGGAATCATTGGTGGCTGGATTGCCGGAAGACTCGGTATTGGTGGCGGCGGATTGCTTTGGCAAATTATTATAGCCGTTGGAGGTGCATGGGTGCTATTATTTCTAATTAGTCTCGTAAAAAAAGCATAA
- the aqpZ gene encoding aquaporin Z: MKKLFAEFFGTYWLVFGGCGSALFAAGIPNLGIGFAGVALAFGLTVLTMAYAVGHISGGHFNPAVSFGLWAGGRFPAKDLLPYIISQCVGALAAAGTLFIIWSGKAGNVIDNTKAGAFASNGFGAFSPDGYSLQSAFIAEFVLTLFFLLVILGATDKFANGRFAGIAIGLALTLIHLISIPITNTSVNPARSLSQAIFTGGEPLSQVWLFWLAPILGAIVAGFIYKTLLQNHAEA; this comes from the coding sequence ATGAAAAAATTATTTGCAGAATTTTTCGGAACCTATTGGCTTGTTTTTGGAGGTTGCGGGAGCGCTCTTTTTGCTGCCGGCATTCCTAATCTGGGAATTGGCTTTGCTGGTGTTGCTTTGGCCTTCGGTTTAACCGTATTAACGATGGCTTATGCAGTTGGACATATCTCAGGCGGACATTTTAATCCTGCTGTATCTTTCGGTTTATGGGCTGGAGGAAGATTTCCGGCAAAAGATCTATTGCCTTACATTATTTCGCAATGTGTTGGAGCATTAGCAGCTGCGGGAACATTGTTTATAATCTGGTCAGGCAAAGCAGGAAATGTAATTGATAATACTAAAGCCGGAGCTTTTGCTTCAAATGGTTTTGGCGCATTTTCTCCTGATGGATATTCTTTACAATCTGCATTTATAGCTGAGTTTGTTCTGACATTATTCTTCTTATTGGTAATTCTGGGCGCTACAGATAAATTTGCAAACGGAAGATTTGCAGGAATCGCAATTGGTTTAGCCTTGACTTTAATTCACTTAATCAGTATTCCAATTACCAATACTTCAGTAAATCCTGCAAGATCATTGTCACAAGCAATTTTTACCGGAGGAGAACCTTTATCTCAAGTTTGGTTATTTTGGCTAGCACCAATTTTAGGAGCAATAGTCGCCGGATTTATTTATAAAACATTATTGCAAAACCACGCTGAAGCTTAA
- a CDS encoding DoxX family membrane protein, translating into MNLPWHLYLMAFLYIVAGLNHFRKPGMYIKIIPPAFKNPKLINTISGAAEIILGILLLFHPTTKLAAWGIIVLLIAVFPANLFMFQNKKASFGLPKWILFVRLFLQIIFVYWAYQYTI; encoded by the coding sequence ATGAATCTACCCTGGCATTTATATTTAATGGCTTTTCTTTATATAGTTGCCGGACTTAATCATTTTAGAAAACCGGGAATGTATATCAAAATCATTCCTCCCGCATTTAAAAACCCTAAATTAATAAATACCATAAGCGGAGCTGCCGAAATAATTCTTGGCATACTTCTGCTGTTTCATCCTACGACTAAATTAGCAGCTTGGGGTATCATTGTACTCTTAATTGCTGTATTTCCTGCTAACTTATTCATGTTTCAAAATAAAAAAGCAAGTTTCGGCTTGCCAAAATGGATTTTATTTGTACGTTTGTTCTTACAGATTATTTTCGTGTATTGGGCTTACCAATACACTATTTAA
- a CDS encoding DMT family transporter, with translation MSQNNVLKGVFLVAIGATTYGMLATFVKMAYSEGYTTAEVTTSQFILGIIGILLINAFQKAKHKDKVVKASKKNIFSLMLAGTSLGMTSLFYYLAVKFIPVSIGIVLLMQTVWMGVLLEMILEKKLPSKQKVIAVIIVLIGTVLATNIIHNDIQLDWRGIAWGVLAAASFTTTMFTANSVATEISSAQRSLYMLLGGAIIVFSFAFATQVTPFNFEIFMKWGIILALFGTIIPPMLMTAGFPLTGIGLGSIVSALELPVSVMMAYVLLNEQVIFSQWVGIVLIILAIIIMNVNFKSKK, from the coding sequence ATGTCACAAAACAACGTATTAAAGGGAGTATTTTTAGTTGCAATAGGAGCAACAACTTACGGAATGTTAGCTACTTTCGTAAAAATGGCCTATTCTGAAGGATATACAACTGCCGAAGTAACAACATCTCAATTTATACTTGGAATTATTGGTATTTTATTGATCAATGCTTTTCAAAAAGCAAAACATAAAGACAAAGTTGTAAAAGCTTCCAAAAAAAATATATTTAGCTTAATGCTTGCAGGAACTTCATTAGGAATGACAAGTTTATTCTATTATTTAGCCGTAAAATTCATTCCGGTATCTATAGGTATTGTTCTTTTAATGCAAACAGTTTGGATGGGAGTTTTACTTGAAATGATTTTAGAAAAAAAATTACCTTCAAAACAAAAAGTCATTGCCGTAATTATTGTACTTATTGGTACTGTTTTGGCAACCAATATTATCCATAATGATATTCAATTAGACTGGAGAGGTATCGCTTGGGGAGTTTTGGCGGCGGCATCTTTTACTACAACTATGTTTACTGCAAATAGTGTTGCAACTGAAATTTCGTCTGCTCAAAGAAGCTTATACATGCTTTTAGGTGGAGCTATTATCGTATTCTCATTTGCGTTTGCAACTCAGGTTACACCTTTTAACTTTGAGATTTTCATGAAATGGGGAATTATACTGGCTTTATTCGGTACTATTATTCCTCCTATGTTAATGACTGCAGGTTTCCCGTTAACCGGAATTGGATTAGGAAGTATTGTTTCGGCACTAGAACTTCCGGTTTCTGTTATGATGGCTTACGTTTTATTAAATGAGCAAGTTATCTTCTCTCAATGGGTTGGAATTGTATTAATTATTTTAGCGATAATTATTATGAATGTAAATTTCAAGTCTAAAAAATAG